The Flavobacterium sp. HJ-32-4 genome contains a region encoding:
- a CDS encoding DUF4369 domain-containing protein, with product MKRLVAALAGVVLLVACQDTKKEGNLHLTGNVKGLGKGTLYIKKQVDTSLVVLDSIRIDNDSHFETWLNVTSPEMFVLVLDRGTTNSIDDRLPFFAEPGNMNIETTLDAFFADAKITGSKNHALYDEFRKVDSRFTDQNTNLIVEKLRAQRLGKPERLDSLEKVSESNLKRRYLYAVNFAVNHRDQEVAPYVALSAIPDVSLKYLDTIRTSMTPKVAKSLYGQRLEKYYKERLKAGQ from the coding sequence ATGAAACGATTGGTTGCGGCCCTGGCCGGCGTGGTGTTGCTGGTTGCGTGCCAGGATACGAAGAAAGAAGGAAACCTGCACCTCACCGGAAATGTCAAAGGACTCGGGAAAGGAACACTTTATATCAAAAAACAGGTGGATACGTCATTGGTCGTATTGGATAGCATCCGTATTGACAATGATTCCCATTTTGAAACCTGGCTGAATGTCACGTCGCCGGAAATGTTTGTACTCGTACTCGACCGCGGCACGACCAACTCAATTGATGACCGTCTGCCCTTTTTTGCTGAACCGGGCAATATGAACATCGAGACGACGCTCGATGCCTTTTTTGCCGATGCAAAGATTACGGGGTCGAAAAACCATGCGTTGTATGACGAATTCCGTAAGGTAGACAGTCGTTTCACCGACCAGAATACGAACCTGATCGTTGAGAAACTCCGTGCACAGCGACTCGGGAAACCGGAGCGTCTGGATAGCCTCGAAAAGGTGTCGGAGTCGAATTTAAAGCGCCGCTACCTCTATGCCGTCAATTTTGCGGTCAACCACCGCGACCAGGAAGTAGCGCCTTATGTCGCGCTGTCTGCCATCCCGGATGTGAGCCTGAAATACCTCGATACCATCCGTACCTCGATGACACCGAAAGTAGCGAAATCGCTGTATGGACAGCGACTGGAAAAGTACTACAAAGAGCGGTTGAAAGCCGGTCAGTAA
- a CDS encoding peptidase M61, protein MTKPLMWCVVLLTGVASFAQNALKANLDLTNVVDDKVQVTVSVPKIATDKITYFIPKTVPGTYSEDDFGKYIDDLKAVGTDGKPLVVEKTDVNSWTIVGAKKLAKITYLVNDTFDIEGKHDIFSPVGSNIDANKNFLVNTQAFVGYFKEFMETPYEMTVSHPAGLWGATSMTDLDASPTADRFTVSRYAELVENPIMYSTPDHTEFQINGMDILIAVYSPNGTITAEAITPDLKEMMTAQKAFLGNFNSTKKYSILIYLSTLSETDAKGFGALEHPTCTTVVMPESMGVEGLGAQLRDVVSHEFFHIVTPLTIHSKEIQYFDFNAPKMSKHLWMYEGVTEYFANLFQVNQGLISEQEFLDRMTGKIENASRMDDKMSFTKMSQNVLVKPYKDQYQNVYEKGALIGMCIDIIIREKSNGQRGILDMMQRLSAKYGAGKPFEDEALFAEITQMTYPEVGAFLDKYVAGETPIPYSEYFAKMGVVKGKYNKKGMPLLKDMQTPYIGVNPKSEIYFLPGLDNAFAKNLGIEGNDVLLEANGTAYNVNNIYDLVMASIGWKEGDAVTLKIRRGTEEKTVSGKVVLPSTEEEGYNASGAEKQALRNAWLKG, encoded by the coding sequence ATGACAAAACCTTTGATGTGGTGTGTCGTCCTGCTGACGGGCGTCGCCTCTTTTGCACAAAACGCCCTAAAAGCGAATCTGGATCTGACGAATGTGGTCGACGATAAAGTACAGGTTACCGTTTCGGTGCCCAAGATCGCCACGGACAAGATCACCTATTTTATTCCCAAAACCGTTCCGGGTACGTATTCGGAAGACGATTTCGGAAAGTACATCGATGACCTGAAAGCCGTAGGAACCGACGGGAAGCCATTGGTGGTGGAAAAAACCGATGTGAATTCCTGGACGATTGTAGGCGCGAAAAAACTCGCCAAGATTACGTATCTCGTGAATGACACGTTTGATATCGAAGGGAAACACGATATTTTTTCGCCGGTGGGAAGTAATATTGACGCGAATAAGAACTTCCTGGTCAATACCCAGGCCTTTGTCGGCTATTTCAAGGAGTTTATGGAAACGCCTTATGAAATGACGGTATCGCATCCGGCCGGACTTTGGGGCGCCACGTCGATGACTGATCTCGATGCATCTCCAACCGCAGATCGCTTTACGGTGTCGCGGTATGCGGAACTCGTCGAGAATCCGATTATGTATTCCACACCTGACCATACCGAATTCCAAATCAACGGCATGGATATCCTGATTGCGGTGTATTCACCCAATGGCACTATTACCGCCGAGGCCATCACCCCCGATTTGAAAGAGATGATGACGGCGCAGAAAGCCTTCCTCGGAAACTTCAATTCGACCAAGAAATACAGCATCCTTATTTACCTTTCGACGCTTTCGGAAACGGATGCCAAAGGATTCGGGGCACTTGAACACCCCACCTGTACAACTGTCGTGATGCCGGAATCGATGGGTGTGGAAGGTCTTGGAGCGCAATTGCGTGACGTCGTGTCACACGAATTTTTCCACATTGTAACGCCGCTGACCATCCACTCAAAAGAAATCCAGTATTTTGATTTCAACGCGCCAAAGATGTCGAAACACCTTTGGATGTACGAAGGCGTAACGGAGTATTTTGCGAATTTGTTCCAGGTGAACCAGGGATTGATTTCGGAGCAGGAGTTCCTCGACCGGATGACCGGTAAAATCGAAAACGCCTCGCGCATGGACGACAAAATGTCGTTTACGAAAATGAGCCAGAACGTATTGGTGAAACCGTATAAAGACCAATACCAGAACGTATATGAGAAAGGGGCCCTTATCGGCATGTGCATCGATATCATCATCCGTGAGAAAAGCAACGGACAACGGGGTATCCTCGACATGATGCAACGCCTGTCAGCCAAATACGGCGCGGGAAAACCGTTTGAGGACGAGGCTTTGTTTGCCGAAATCACGCAAATGACGTATCCGGAAGTCGGCGCGTTCCTTGACAAGTATGTGGCGGGCGAAACACCGATCCCGTATAGTGAGTACTTCGCCAAAATGGGCGTCGTGAAAGGAAAATACAACAAGAAGGGGATGCCCCTGCTGAAAGACATGCAGACGCCGTATATCGGGGTGAATCCGAAGAGCGAGATTTACTTCCTGCCGGGCCTTGATAACGCCTTTGCCAAGAACCTGGGTATTGAAGGAAATGACGTGCTGTTGGAAGCCAATGGCACCGCCTACAACGTCAATAATATTTACGACCTCGTCATGGCAAGTATAGGCTGGAAGGAAGGCGATGCGGTTACGTTAAAGATCCGCCGCGGTACAGAAGAGAAAACCGTATCCGGAAAAGTGGTGCTTCCGTCGACCGAGGAGGAAGGCTACAACGCCTCCGGAGCCGAAAAACAGGCGCTTCGCAATGCCTGGTTGAAAGGATAG
- a CDS encoding sterol desaturase family protein: METIVQYFETIPSWHRALILAGGITFFWLIENARPFASFSYSKWQHAGINFFFTATTIVVNFVMAFLLLQTAEWAAAHEIGVLNLLSDLPLWLYTLAGLMILDLFGAYFAHLAEHKVSVLWRFHLIHHTDTWLDTTSANRHHPGESVIRFAFTIVGTFLAGAPMWMVFMYQSLSVVFSQFNHANIQLPLWLDKTLRFVLVSPDMHKVHHHYRLPYTDSNYGNIFSLWDRLFGTYRELPATDVVYGIDTHPDEREHNRLTELLKMPFRPKRPPTREVK; this comes from the coding sequence ATGGAAACCATCGTACAGTATTTCGAGACCATTCCGTCCTGGCACCGCGCCCTCATCCTGGCCGGGGGGATTACCTTTTTCTGGCTGATTGAGAATGCACGTCCGTTTGCCTCCTTTTCCTACAGCAAATGGCAGCATGCGGGCATCAATTTCTTCTTTACGGCCACAACCATCGTCGTCAATTTTGTCATGGCGTTCCTGTTGCTGCAAACCGCGGAATGGGCCGCCGCTCATGAAATCGGAGTGTTGAACCTCTTATCTGACTTACCGTTGTGGCTGTATACGTTGGCCGGACTCATGATACTCGATCTCTTCGGAGCCTACTTTGCCCACCTTGCAGAGCATAAAGTGAGCGTGCTGTGGCGTTTCCATCTCATACACCACACCGATACCTGGCTCGATACTACGTCGGCCAACCGGCACCATCCGGGCGAAAGCGTGATCCGATTTGCGTTTACGATCGTCGGGACGTTTTTAGCGGGCGCGCCGATGTGGATGGTATTCATGTACCAATCGTTGTCTGTTGTTTTTTCGCAGTTCAACCACGCCAACATCCAATTGCCCCTGTGGTTGGATAAGACGCTGCGGTTTGTGCTGGTGTCGCCTGATATGCACAAAGTGCACCACCATTATCGCTTACCCTATACCGACTCGAATTACGGTAATATCTTTTCGTTGTGGGACCGGCTCTTCGGGACCTATCGCGAACTTCCGGCCACCGATGTCGTATATGGCATCGACACCCATCCCGACGAACGCGAGCACAACCGCCTCACCGAACTGCTGAAGATGCCCTTCCGTCCGAAGCGACCGCCTACGCGCGAGGTCAAATAA